Genomic DNA from Rhodothermales bacterium:
GGCTGCTGGCCCGCCGGCGCCCAGATGATCGCGATGTTGCGGCACCCGCGGCCTTCATGCAGCAGCGTATCTTCCGCGAGCCGCTCCAGTTCATCCTCCCCTTCACGGCCGCTGAGCAGGGCCACGCTGTACCGGTGGCCGCGCAACAGCTGGCGCTCGCCGGGTATCCCCCGCTCCTCTGCCATCCGCGCCACCGCCGCGAGGGCGTCCGGGCCTCCACTTGCAATAACGGCACTATCTGGGGTCAGGGAGCGCGCCAGCGGACCGAATACCGACGGCAGTTCCACCCCGCGCGCCGCGACGCCGGCCGCGAACGCCGGCAGGAGATACGGGGATCGAGAAGACAGTGTGCCCCGGTAGCTGTGCCCCGTCAGCAGCACGGCGAGCCAGTCCTGCAATTCCACAAACGGGATATTCCCGGCATTCAGCACCGAGACCGGGCGGGGATGGGTCGTGCGCCGGCCGGCCATCCAGGCGTGCAGTGCATCGGACGTGAGAAGGGCGACCTGCTGGTTGATCGCGAAGGCGACGGCCTCTTCCGTGAAGGTGTTCGGAAGCGCCAGCGTTTTTTCAACGGCCTCGGCGCGATCCGGATACTCCGGATCGCGCCACAGGTCCGCTACAGCCGAAAGGGCCTCGATGAGGGCGGATGGATCAGTCGCCACCCGGGATGCCGTGGTTGCCCTCCGCTTCGAGCTGCTCGACCGTCCAGGTATCTTTCCGGTCTTTCACGACCGCCCGTACGGCGGCCACTTCGGCGGCCGTGACGGCCTCGGCGGAGTTGCCGAAGTTGGAACGGATGTACGTGAGGACGTCGGCCACCTGCTGATCGTCGAGGAACGAGCCCCAGGGCGGCATCATCCCGCTATAGGTGACGCCATTGACTTCCACCTCACCGCTCAGCCCGTTGAGAAGCACGCGGATGAGGCGCCCCTTGTCGCCGGTGACGAACGGGGATTCCTTCAGGGGCGGGAATACGCCGGGTACGCCCTCCCCGCTCATCTGATGGCAGGACGTGCAGCGGGTGAGATAGATCTCCTGACCGTCGTGCGCGACGGTCGCAAAAGCCGGCTCGGCCGTCTGGTTCGATGCCCCATCGGACAGGGTGAACGCGGAGACGGCCAGCACGACGAAGGCGGTGGTTACAAGCGCCAGTGGCTTCATGATGTAGTTCGGCGGATTGATGGATAAAGCAGGGGATGCCGATCAAGCATCCAGATGCCGAGCGACGAACCGGGGTCTGGCAGGTGCTCGCAAGGCGATGTATCGGATTTCCGGCCGGCAGGTTCCTGTCCCGCCTGTGAGTTTTCCATTCAACACGCGAGCCCGGTCGCTGCGCCGGCCGATCGAAGGAGGATCGATTCAGGCGCGCTGCGGGACGGCCTCGCCGTCCGCCTGCTCGGCTTTTTCGTCGAACAGCATAAAAAAGGCGATCGAAAAAAGCAGCGTCGCGCCGGCGAAGAGGCCCCAGAACAGCCGCCAGTCCGGCAGCGCCAGTGTCCCACCCGCGCCGTACGTGTTCACGAACGCGCCGGAGATCTGCGTGCCGAGAAAAAATCCGACGCCCTGGGTCAACAGCACCAGCAGCCCCTGCACCTGTCCGCGGATCTCCGGGGACGTCTTTTTGTCGATGTAGATCTGCCCGGTGACGAAGAAGAAGTCGTAGCACACCCCGTGGATCAGGATGCCGATCATGACGAGCCAGAAGGTGCCGCTGAGCGCCGCGGCGGAGAAGACCGTAAACCGGGCCACCCAGGCGAGCATCCCCAGCATGAGCATCCACTTGACGCCGAGACGGGCGAAGAAAAACGGGATGAGCAGCATGAAGACGATCTCCGACGCCTGTCCGAACGACATCTCGAAACTCGGATTCTGGAAATGAGTCAGGTTGAGGTTGTCGTGCAAGGCCTTGAAGTAGACCGGCGCGTAGGGGAAGTAGGTGCCGAAGGCGATGAAGATGAGCATCGCCGCGATCAGGAAGATGACGAACGAGCGCGTTTTGAGGGCGCGCAGGGCATCAACCCCCAGAATCTGCTTCCAGGACGTCTTCTGGCCGGCGGACGGCGGAGGCGTCAGCGGCAGCGTGAAACTGTAGACGCCGAGAAAGATCGACGCGGCCCCGCCGATGTAGAGCGGGAGCGGTGTGGCGTCGGCCTGCAGCACCTTGCCGATCACCACGCCGGCGACGATCCACCCGATCGTGCCGAAGACGCGCACGACGGGGAACTCCTTTTCCTGGTTGGTCATGTGGTGAAACGCCAGCGTCGCAGTGAGGCCCAGCGTCGGGAAGTAGCAGATCGCATGGAGGAACAGCAGCGGGAGGAACAGCGGCGTGCCGGCGTAACTCGGCATCGCCATCATGGCCACGCCGGCGAGCAGGCACATGACGCCGAGCACCTTCTCCGAATCGAAAAACCGATCCGCCACCATGCCGAGGAAAAACGGCGCGATGATCGCCGAGAGCGGCCCCAGGGAATACGCCCAGTTGATCGACTCGCCCATGCCGATCGTGCCCATGTAATTCCCGAGCGTCGGCGCCCACGCGCCCCAGATGAAATACTGCGCGAACATCATCAGGCTGAGGCGCGAGGTCAATAGTACGTTCATACCCATGCTGGCTGGTGAGTGCGGCCCTCCGCTAAAATTCCCGCCCAAGAAACGGCCCGCCCGCGAGGTTAGCAAGTAGCCGGCACCCCCGGAACCGGAACCAGGCCCCCGTGTCACACCTTTCGCTCTTCGCTCGTTCAGTTTTCCGTATGTGTATGATCCTGATTCGGCTTCCGCTCCTGCTCCTGCTCCTCCTCACCTCCTTCAAGTGCGTTTCCGCCCAGGAGATGCTGGAGCCGGCGTTCCCCAACCTCTCGTTCCGCCGGCCGGTCGACCTCCAGGCGCCTCCGGACGCCACGGATCGCCTTTTCGTCGTCGAACAGCCCGGTGTCATCCGGGTGTTTGCGAACGACCGGGGCGTGTCCGCGTCCACCGTATTTCTCGACATCGAGGACCGCGTGAACGACCGCGGCAACGAGGAAGGCCTGCTCGGACTGGCCTTTCACCCCGATTACGCCGAAAACGGGTGGTTTTACGTCTATTACTCGGCCGACAACCCGCGCCGCTCGGTGATCGCGCGTTACCGGGTCGACCCCGCCGACCCGAACCAGGCGCTGGTTGACAGCGAATCCATCGTGATGACGGTGAACCAGCCCTTCGGCAACCACAATGGCGGGCAGATCGTGTTCGGTCCCGACGGCTACCTCTACATCGGGCTCGGCGACGGCGGGTCGGCGAACGACCCGATGGGCAACGGCCAGAACCGCGCGTCGCTGCTCGGCTCGATCCTCCGTATCGATGTGGATGCGCCCTCGGCCGGCCGGGCCTACGGCATTCCGGCGGATAATCCGTACGCGGGCAACGACCAGGGTTTCGACGAGGAAATTTATGCGTACGGGCTGCGCAACCCCTGGCGGTTCAGCTTCGATAGCGAAACCGGTCTGCTCTGGGCCGGCGATGTGGGCCAGAACCGCTACGAGGAAGTGGACGTCATCGTCAAAGGGGGCAATTACGGCTGGAATGTGATGGAGGCCACGCACTGCTTCAGGCCGGAGAGCGGGTGCGACACCGAGGGCCTCACCCCGCCGGTATGGGAGTACGGCCGGGGCGATGGCGGATCAATCACCGGAGGCTATGTGTACCGCGGCGCCGAGCTGCCCGACCTCTTCGGCAAATACATCTTCGCCGATTTCAGCTCCGGCCGCATCTGGGCGCTCACGCTGGACGGGGCTCGCGCCACCGAACGGGTAGAATTGCTGAATTCTAATTTGAACATCGCCGCCTTTGGTGTCGACAGGGCACAAAACCTGTATCTTTGCGCTTTCGATGGGTCTATCTACCGGCTTCGCATGCCGGAATAGCCGCTGTTTTCGTAACGCTCTTGCCGCTGCATCATGTCTACGTCCACTCGCGCAGGGTCAGCCCCGGGCTCTGCCAGACACGTCCATTTGCCGGCCACCCGTGAGGCCGGCACGCAACTCGAACGGGTACCCGTCCGGATCTTCGAGGGGCCCGACGAACTGGCCGAGGAAGTCGCCCGGTATATCGCGCAGCTCATCCGCGCCCGCCAGGCCGCCGGCGAAAAACTCGTGCTCGGCCTGCCTACCGGCTCGACCCCGATCGGCGTCTACCAGGCGCTCATCCGCGCCCACCGGCACGACGGGCTCGACTTCAGCCAGGTCGTGACGTTCAACCTGGACGAATATTACCCCATGGCGCCGGATCAGCTGCAGAGCTACCACCGGTTCATGAAGGAGAACTTCTTCAACCACATCAACATCCCGGCAGACCAGATCCACATCCCCAAGGGCGATATCGCCCGGTCGGAGATCGAAGCCTATTGCTACGGCTACGAGCAGGCGATCGAGAAGGCCGGCGGCATTGACCTGCTGCTGCTGGGCATCGGCCGCAGCGGGCACATCGGGTTCAACGAACCGGGTTCGGGCATCAAGACCCGGACGCGCCTCATCACGCTCGACGAGATCACCAAGAAGGACGCGGCCAGCGACTTTTTCGGCGACGAATTTGTGCCCCGCGAAGCGCTTACGATGGGCGTGGGCACCATCCTGTCCGCACGCGAGATCATCCTGCTGGCGACCGGCGAGCACAAAGCCGGCATCATCCGCAAGGCCGTCGAGGAGGTCCCCAACTCGAACATCACCGCGTCGTACCTGCAGGAGCACGATCACGTCTCGATTTATCTGGACGAGCCCGCGGCGAGCGAACTGACGCGCATCAAGACCCCCTGGCTGGTCCGTGAGGTCGAATGGACGCCGCTGCTCACGAAGCGGGCGGTGATCTGGCTGTCGGAGCGCGTCGGGAAAGCCATTCTCCGGCTCGAATCGGCGGACTTCTTCAAGAACAACCTGCACAGCCTCGTTTATGCGCACAAGAATGTCGACACCCTCTGCCGGAGCGTGTTCGAGGATCTGCGCCGGCGCATCGTGTACCAGGACTACCTCTTCCGCAACAAGCGCGTCATCTGCTTCAGCCCCCACCCCGACGACGACGTGATCTCGATGGGCGGCATGCTCGACAAGGTGGTTGCGAACGACAACGACGTGACGGTCGCCTACATGACCAACGGGTCCGTGGCCGTATTCGATGCCGACGTCCGCCGCTACCTCCGTTTCCTGGAGATGAGCCTCGCCGTGTTCGAGTTCGATGCGAAGACGCGGAGCGCGTTCGACCAGCAGACGAAGCGCATTCTCGAATTTCTCGAACGCAAGGAGTCGGGCGAAATCGATCTCGAGGAGGTGCAGCGCATCAAGGCGTACATCCGCTACGCCGAAGCCATCGCCGGCATCGAGGTGCTCGGCCTCAACGCCTCGCACGCGCGCTTCCTGGATATGCCGTTCTACAAAACCGGCACCGTGCGCAAGGCCCCGGTCGGCGAGGCCGACGTACAGGTGGTGCTCAACCTGCTCAACGAGGTGAAGCCACACCATATTTTTGTCGCCGGCGACCTGTCCGATCCCCACGGCACCCATCGCATGTGTTATGTCGCCATCCGCGAGGCGCTCCTCCGCTACCGCAAGGCCCGCGGCATCCTCGACCCCGACGAGCTCGAAGCGACCACGGAGGCCATCCAGCACGCACCCTCCGAGGACCAGTGCCCGCTCGTCTGGCTCTACCGGGGCGCCTGGCAGGAGTGGGAAATCCATCGGGTGGATGTGTTCATTCCGATGTCCAAAGCCGACCTCGACCGCAAGATCGAGGCGGTTTTCAAACACGAGAGCCAGAAAGACCGCGCGATGTTTCCGGGGGCTTACGACACGCGCGAGTTCTGGGAACGCGCCCGAGACCGCAACCGAGCCACGGCCGAAGCCCTGAACCGCCTCGGGCTGCCCGAATTCTACGTCTCCGAAGCCTTCGTGACCTCCTACGGGATGTAGGGAGGATCGCAAATCGGGAGAGCGTAGACGCTTCGCCTTGCCTATTCGCGCCCGGTATACGCCTTGATGTTCGCCAGGTATTTATCGGCATAGACGTCGATC
This window encodes:
- a CDS encoding cytochrome c, whose translation is MKPLALVTTAFVVLAVSAFTLSDGASNQTAEPAFATVAHDGQEIYLTRCTSCHQMSGEGVPGVFPPLKESPFVTGDKGRLIRVLLNGLSGEVEVNGVTYSGMMPPWGSFLDDQQVADVLTYIRSNFGNSAEAVTAAEVAAVRAVVKDRKDTWTVEQLEAEGNHGIPGGD
- a CDS encoding MFS transporter, which produces MNVLLTSRLSLMMFAQYFIWGAWAPTLGNYMGTIGMGESINWAYSLGPLSAIIAPFFLGMVADRFFDSEKVLGVMCLLAGVAMMAMPSYAGTPLFLPLLFLHAICYFPTLGLTATLAFHHMTNQEKEFPVVRVFGTIGWIVAGVVIGKVLQADATPLPLYIGGAASIFLGVYSFTLPLTPPPSAGQKTSWKQILGVDALRALKTRSFVIFLIAAMLIFIAFGTYFPYAPVYFKALHDNLNLTHFQNPSFEMSFGQASEIVFMLLIPFFFARLGVKWMLMLGMLAWVARFTVFSAAALSGTFWLVMIGILIHGVCYDFFFVTGQIYIDKKTSPEIRGQVQGLLVLLTQGVGFFLGTQISGAFVNTYGAGGTLALPDWRLFWGLFAGATLLFSIAFFMLFDEKAEQADGEAVPQRA
- a CDS encoding PQQ-dependent sugar dehydrogenase; this encodes MILIRLPLLLLLLLTSFKCVSAQEMLEPAFPNLSFRRPVDLQAPPDATDRLFVVEQPGVIRVFANDRGVSASTVFLDIEDRVNDRGNEEGLLGLAFHPDYAENGWFYVYYSADNPRRSVIARYRVDPADPNQALVDSESIVMTVNQPFGNHNGGQIVFGPDGYLYIGLGDGGSANDPMGNGQNRASLLGSILRIDVDAPSAGRAYGIPADNPYAGNDQGFDEEIYAYGLRNPWRFSFDSETGLLWAGDVGQNRYEEVDVIVKGGNYGWNVMEATHCFRPESGCDTEGLTPPVWEYGRGDGGSITGGYVYRGAELPDLFGKYIFADFSSGRIWALTLDGARATERVELLNSNLNIAAFGVDRAQNLYLCAFDGSIYRLRMPE
- the nagB gene encoding glucosamine-6-phosphate deaminase translates to MPATREAGTQLERVPVRIFEGPDELAEEVARYIAQLIRARQAAGEKLVLGLPTGSTPIGVYQALIRAHRHDGLDFSQVVTFNLDEYYPMAPDQLQSYHRFMKENFFNHINIPADQIHIPKGDIARSEIEAYCYGYEQAIEKAGGIDLLLLGIGRSGHIGFNEPGSGIKTRTRLITLDEITKKDAASDFFGDEFVPREALTMGVGTILSAREIILLATGEHKAGIIRKAVEEVPNSNITASYLQEHDHVSIYLDEPAASELTRIKTPWLVREVEWTPLLTKRAVIWLSERVGKAILRLESADFFKNNLHSLVYAHKNVDTLCRSVFEDLRRRIVYQDYLFRNKRVICFSPHPDDDVISMGGMLDKVVANDNDVTVAYMTNGSVAVFDADVRRYLRFLEMSLAVFEFDAKTRSAFDQQTKRILEFLERKESGEIDLEEVQRIKAYIRYAEAIAGIEVLGLNASHARFLDMPFYKTGTVRKAPVGEADVQVVLNLLNEVKPHHIFVAGDLSDPHGTHRMCYVAIREALLRYRKARGILDPDELEATTEAIQHAPSEDQCPLVWLYRGAWQEWEIHRVDVFIPMSKADLDRKIEAVFKHESQKDRAMFPGAYDTREFWERARDRNRATAEALNRLGLPEFYVSEAFVTSYGM